One part of the Rutidosis leptorrhynchoides isolate AG116_Rl617_1_P2 chromosome 1, CSIRO_AGI_Rlap_v1, whole genome shotgun sequence genome encodes these proteins:
- the LOC139844900 gene encoding uncharacterized protein: MWNDKLTSALLEFGFVQSKHDYSLFVKTCDNVFIALLVYVDDIVVTGNVLDEVNKVKDFFKKYLLELLAEYGLTACKPALTPIEAYVDDCHDNLKVKIDLPVEIFVDNKSAIQIANNPVFHERTKHFEIDLYFVRDKITSGLISPIKIESKDNISDVFTKGLHGAQHAFLVVKVQFLELWCLQLKFFFLSLKSVIGTSGAWWSFAESWMYLSSSRVAGAVI, translated from the exons ATGTGGAATGACAAGTTAACTTCTGCATTGTTAGAATTTGGATTTGTTCAAAGCAAACATGATTATTCTTTGTTTGTTAAGACGTGTGATAATGTGTTCATTGCTTTGTTagtctatgttgatgacattgttgtTACTGGAAATGTGTTAGATGAAGTTAACAAGGTTAAAGATTTTTTTAA AAAATACTTGTTAGAATTGCTTGCTGAATATGGTCTTACTGCTTGCAAGCCTGCTCTTACACCTATAGAGGCTTATGTTGATGATTGTCATGATA ATTTGAAAGTTAAAATTGATTTACCTGTTGAAATTTttgttgataataaatctgctatcCAAATTGCTAATAATCCTGTTTTTCATGAGAGAACTaaacattttgaaattgatttATATTTTGTAAGAGATAAAATAACAAGTGGTTTAATTTCTCCTATTAAAATTGAAAGTAAAGATAATATCTCTGATGTGTTTACTAAAGGGTTACATGGTGCTCAACATGCTTTCTTG GTGGTCAAAGTGCAATTTCTGGAACTTTGGTGCTTGCagctcaagtttttttttttaagcttAAAGTCGGTTATTGGGACTTCAGGGGCTTGGTGGTCATTTGCTGAAAGTTGGATGTATTTAAGCTCATCTAGGGTTGCTGGTGCAGTCATTTAA